In Oryzias latipes chromosome 15, ASM223467v1, the sequence AAAAAAATGAGCACTAACCCCCACCCCAGAACAAACTGAGTTGATCAAATCACTATGCAGAAAGTTTCAGTGAAAGAATTAAatacaaagagaaaaagaagttaGTTAGCAGGAAAGGAAGTGGGAGAAGGGTGGACAAGCATACCTTTGCCCTCCAGAGGAGAGGTGAGGTACAAGTGATTGTGACTATTGCTACTGGTGGTCCTGTTGCTATGAAGACTGGAGGGTCTGGAGGCTGGGTGAAGGGGCAAGAGGGAAGACCAGCAAACATTTGCTGTTAGGTTTCAGAAAGGCTTAAAATATCCACACCAACAAGCACTAACAGCACAACACGCAGGGGCTCGGGAACAGTTGGACGAAGGGTTTCCTGCTGGGGCAGCAGATGGCATGAGGCGGGCCAAGGGGCAGGAAGAGTGGCTCACAGCCAGGCGGTCACACCAACATGTCCATCGTATAAACAGACAGTTAGAGGGGCCTAAATACATGGACGGACTGCCATAAGGGACAAAAGGAAGCTGAAGAAGTTTGTAATGAATCCCAGAAAGTGACAGCGTGTCAGTGAGTtagtaacaaaacaaaagagaaaaggagGACAAAGAGCAGACGAGACATGGCAGTGCGACTATGCCCTTTATTGTGTCCACGAAGATCATTTCAACTGGAAACCAGTGACTGTAGAACCGCTCGTGCCTTTGGTTGTCAGAACATTTGTGCCACCAAGTTAGAGGTgcctttaaagccccactccgatgaaaattgtgtttttaacaagttccttttttttaacatgcattactgagtattcctttatttaaatagttgtgaatcagtttaaaaaaagtaatggtTATGTAGAGAATACAGTGGGTTGGTAcgtcttctttttcctcctctaAGCTTGCATTTGGCTCAAACCTGAACAGccagatagctccaatattgcttaccatttttgtttcgtttgggattgtgaggggctgtatgctagtgggagagcatgtaaacaaagcgCTCcaagcaacggggaggggaagggttGTTGCACGCCAAAAATCCGACCCACAGATTTAATATCAGTCTAATATCTAACGAattactgccgctctgtagaaactatgacccaaaaactgcagtttttttattttgcctaaaaacgtcataaccagaattaaaagaccactgtgagcacttttacaatccatcaaaagaggatcggagtgggactttaaggaacTGATAGATGTTATTGGTGTTACATCAAGAAAACCAACCCAGTGGCCCAAAGATGTGGAAATGGTGACTTACTACAGATGCTACAGGGTACTCTGCACAAAACGCTGGGCTCTGCAGGAGAGGGACACAGAGCATGTGCACTGCTGTACCCCTGCAGGCCTGATAAGACACATACACAATGCAGTATATCCACATGTTGGCATGCTTATTAACCCATCACAACCTGGAGAATGTGCACAACCTTCATTACGAATCCTCAGAGGGTAAAataagtttttatttcttacGTCTGACAACACAAAACAGACAGAGTTCAttgatttctcatttttatagccCTAACATTACATCAACATTAGGAGTAATGTCTGCAGTTTGAGTGCAAATGGTAGCCATTATGGGCTACAACAGTAAAATGTCTACGGTATTTCATTTGTAAGTGCATTCTGGAAAATGATCACATGGGTTGGGGGTTCAGACACAGGACTTGAAGCTGTGTCTGTAAAACCACTTTAACTGAAAGCAAAGGGAAACACACTTGACACAATAAGGGGGTCATGAACaatcgtttttttgttgttgttcttaaaaaggaaggaaaaaaattgatttgtaAACCAAAAGTACGGACTCCTCTCTGGTGTAAATGTGTGGCAATAACTGTTAAACAAATGGGTCAACTCCATTTGAGCAGCAGACCCAGGAAAAGCGCTGTAGATTATCTTCTTTGGATAAGATCCTAAAGTCTGAATTAGAGTCAGTCCTACTTTCAGTGGAGGCAGATTTATTTCCCCCCTAACTTCACTTAGATGGAAATAGATTAGTGGATCAAATCCGGTTTAAAGTAAAACTGCTGAAGACAGAACCTGGCTCTGCCTTCTAGTTTCTCCTTTCGGTCAAAGAAACTTCCCAACCCTCTGTCCCATGGGCACGTTAATGTCTTACCTTGACTTTTAGGATCATCTGAAGAACCAGCAACATCCTCGCAAGAGATATTACCTAAGGAAGTAAAGAACAAGCTGAACTGAaccctaaaacacacacattcactgcCTCATGCTTACAATATTGTCCCTAAAGTTCTTGAATCACAAAAGCACCAATCTAACCTTTGACCTGAAGCCGGTTCTTGGCTCTGCTGCGTCCTGCAGTGGGCAGGGTCAGGGCAGCGCAGTCGATGGCGTTAGTTGAAAAGGCGAGCTCCTTCATGTGCTTCCCccctctcctgctgctgctcactACCCCAGCTTCTGTGGCTTCAGGCCCGTCCAGATTGTCGGTGCTGCCAGGCCACTGTGAACCTGGAGCACCTGCCACTGCCATCGTCTGGAGCAAGTCATTCATGGCTGgatgggtttaaaaaaacaaacaaacatacaagtAGGAACAACATATAAGTTAGACAGCAAGTCTAAATAATATGAAGTTCAATATTTAAAGCTagttaaaaaagaatttatcttatttttcaTTAAGTAATTGGCTTTTCTTTAAgcatcaaaaatgtaaacatagaATGTAGTTTCTTCTTCTATTTGGGTCAAAACTATAGGGATTTGTTTGGAATATAGTCAGTATGCTGTTTAAGCAGTTAGACGTTTACTAGTATCATGATGCAAATATTGACATATCATGCCATAAATTGATGATTCACACACGTTTATAATGTAATCTGAGAGTCAGAATTGggatgaaaaactttttttaaactaagggTCATTGGTTTCAATAGAAGACAGCATGAATCCatgtttctttatgtttatgttCAATTCTAATCCTACCATGTTAATGTTGGAGCAGAAATAAAGACACTGTGAGACAAAAGCAATGAAAGAAGCAGGAGAGCATGCAGAGctgctccgagcagcagcagtgaGCGAGGTGAGTCCATGTCAGCAGAATAAGATCTGAAATGCAGCACGCTGACAAAGCAAGACGGCAAGAGAAGAGACAGAACCAAGGCTCCATTTCAGGTCCTTCATGGTGCGTGAGAGAGAGAGTTACAAACAAGCCGATGGCTGtggttccatttttttttggcatgctgcaaaaacaaaagtggaagCAAACTGTTGCAGGCTTGTGAAAGACAGGACCACAGTGTCTCCTACCATCTCAGCTGAACAGCCAACCTGACAACTTCAAAAagcctttcattcattcaaaaagacaaaatgaccCCACAGATGACACCAAGCGGCACGCTGATTCATGTAGCGACAAAACAGTTTGCTTTGGatacaatgcaaaaaaacaagacaacacaacacaaaaaagaataCCATGACTCACATCCATGTCCCTTATACCTACAtgtgattgtttttaaatgttttatcaaTACATTATGACAACGAAGTGAATTTCATTGGTGAAGGCTTATAGGTCTACAGGGAAGGGTGGAGCATAATGCGTTTGGCAGAGGAAGTGATGTAGGCGTGGTCTTTACTAGGAAAGAGTTGAGGAAAAGCAACTGATGTCACCAGGAGCAGCGTGGGGGAACAAAACAAGAGAAATCTACAAACTCTGACCAAACTGTTCAGTCACAGCAGCTGGGAAGGAAACCTGAGCTGCTCTGTTATCATCCCACAATGCTCCCGCCCTGACATCAGCGGCTTCGTCCTCCTTTGTTTCTCGCAGCACACCACAATAGGAGGGAGAGGAAGGCTAGCGTGACGGCTATCGGAGGTCTTACACATGGAGCGCCGGTAGATGGCCTTGACCTTGTCTTTGTCCTTGGATCTGTTCCTCATGAAAGGCAACCTTTTTATAGCTGTCAGAGTGCCGCCAGAGACAGACGGACAGTGAGACGGACAGGGGGAGGGAGAGTGACAGAGCAAGCCCAGGGGAGGTAGAggagtagaagaaaaaaaatagaaaaagaaggaCAGAACAGACGGATGTGGTTAACGTTAGCACATTTGGGGCCAGGGAAGACATGAGCAGAAAAAAGCTGAGTTCTGGACACTCAACTAAACAGACAATACAGACCGATGATCAGATCATTAACTAGGCTTTCCTAAAAACTGTACAGTAATAGGAATTCTATCTTTTATTAATATTCTATTAAAAATAAGGTAAGAAATATACTGAAAAACGGATATAAAATGTTGTTTAGTTAGAGGGAAGTTAAATGGCTTAAAGTCCCCATCATGTGTATTAAATTTTACaactaagattaaaaaaataataaaataaaaaccaatttGTACATTTCTGTGCAAGTTTCTCAAATAAACAGGAAAGCCTCTGACTAACTAAGTGTAAATGCGGAAAAATACTGAAGAGATGAATATTatacaaaaacatgtcaacaaaaagaggagaaaacaaaaacaaaagcatgttgCATGTTATGGGAACACACACTTTCACATTCTATCGGCACAACACTTTCCTTAGGGTAGCGGTTCTAAAATCTGTTTACCGCACCTAAAACTGGTTTCATAAATGACATACTACAAACGACATAACCATACATGAAGAAACCTAGATGAGACATGGACGACAAACCGTATTAAAGGGTGCAATAGGGAGGGAGGGGACCATAAAGAATAAACTGCAGCTAATGCTGCCATTAATTGACTGCTAGGAATGATTCGTGGTACATTTGCACGCCGACctactaaactaaactaaaaaaaaactgcaattctAAGTACCCCATAAGAAGCTCTGAATGTGAAGAACCTGTTGTGTCAGGATTAAATCTGAGCCACAATGAATTGCACCATTTAATATCTATGATGCTATGGTAACTTATGTCTGTTTTACAGGTGAGCAGCACAGACCAACAGGTCAGTTCATAAGGGCCTCTAAGCTTTTGAAGGTATAACTCAAACAGATGTGGGGCTGAAATACAGCTGTAGAAGTTGATGTTTGAACCACACAGGGTGCTCTTGATTCACgtgattattaattattaagcTGAACATAATAAATATCAATATCAAAAGAGAATGTGGTACCTAACCTTCAGTTAAACAATATCATACAGTTGAAAATAATGTTTGAGAATGACAAGAAAAAGGCAATGGAAGATAGACTGACCACTATAAACAAGGTCCCAACTGAATCAGAGGACAAGTTTCTGAGAGTTAACATCTGCGGGAGCCAAATACAGGAGAAAGCTTCAAGCACAGCTCAACTGTGAGCTTTGTTAGCAGATCTCAGATTGAGCTTTGAAGAGAAGGCTCCAGCCTACAGTTCTCTGGTAGAAATACACCTAGAGTTATCAATTATGATAACAGATAGAGCAAAATGATGGTAATCGGTTTAATCTGCAGTCAGAGGGGTTTATAACCAAAATAAGCTTAAAGCACAAAATCTAGCTGCTGTTCAGAGGCCGAGTTAATTGCATTTACACGTAacctataatttttttaaagaaatcttcAAGTTTATGTTTAATGGTAAAAAAGGATTGCCAGTGCACCATAATGATAGAAAATGCTGTCTGATCTGGCTTTCTTGTATTCTTAATTCAGGTAAATTTTGCTGCGGCAGGAGGATCTTTTCGACtaagggtgtattttattttgaagggctgctgtcaaaaataatattaaaatcaTAAAACTATTATAACTCAAGTATTGTAAATCTTTGAAAGCTAtagtctgtaaaaaaaaaaacagaccaaatggctcttttagaattaaaggttgcagacagCCGACTTAGGTCTAAAACTTGATTcccacatttctttttccaacattttagaGTGCATTAAGACATTACTCTACACACTTGCCAGCTGGAATTGAAAACACTGGACTGTTGTAAAACTTTGGACCTGTTGTGTACTTTCACTGACACCAGTGATTTGCTTATTTAGCAATTCTTTGAACACAAATACGACAGCAGGAATCAAGTGCACCCATTCTGTTCAAGGCGATATTTCACCAGTCAACCTTGTTTTTCTGCGCAGCTCAGCTGTAACCTCTATGACTGTCGAGTGACACAGACAATGGACTCACGAAAACATGCCCCCAGAGACATGACAGTCGGATCATAAGCCCCGCCCTCCCTCCCAATCCGCAGCATACCATTGGAGGAACCCTGCCCTTGGGCATGGGACTGCTGCCCTCTCCTCCCTTTTTTGCAGAGAGATAAAGAAGCAAATGAGCAGTTAGGAAGGAAAAGCCTCATGTCAACATTCAGATATACTGTACAAACCCACTAAAGCAGGACAGTTTGACAGCCTGGATGTTTCAAGGGTGCAGAGGAGCCTTTTAATCAGCCTTTTAAACAAAAGCTGCAGTTGGTACTCACTGATGCtacttttctgtttcagagtgTCATCCAGCGAGTTGGAGCCAGAGCCGATAGATGAGCTGTCCTGGCTGTCTATGGGAAGCGTCAGGAAACCGTCACCGCATTCTGAGTGAGATGGAGTCAGCGTGAGGGAACGCATCCTCTCCCGACTCTTCGGCTTTATTAGCTTTTTCATCTTCAGAGTGATCCAGTTACCACGCCTACAAGAAAAATCATGTCATCTCAAACACTGTGTTGACacgtttctgtttgtttttcatttggaaCCCTCAGTTACCTGCGTGGTGGTGAAGGGTCATAAAATTTGTATTGGTCCATGATCTTCTCTTCTAGCTTCTCCTTTTGCCTCCTCAGCTCATTTAATTTGTCgctaaaaaaattcagagaggaaatcaaaatcTTAGTATTTGTGTTTCTTCGCCTGAAACCAAAATCTCTCTTGTGATGCatttagacagttttttttgttaaaacagattcaaaaaaaaaagttttgctctGGATTTACATGTATTGTCTTTGCTCAACATGGAACAGGTCCTTGCTCTCCATCGTTTGTTCCAGAAGTGTGCGATTCTGTAACATGAGGGTCTGGATTTGGTCCAACAGATGGCGGTTTTCTTCCTCCAAGTTTCCTTTGAGTTGGCTTAGTaactaaaatcagaaaaaaaagattgttttagaggctggaaaaaaaattcatggaaacatgaaagaaaatgatGCTCTACTCACTTCACACTGGTTTGTGAGCTTGGTGGAGGTGATGTCCAGCTGCTGGTACTGCTCCTTCAGTTTAGAGAACTCAGCTTCCAGCTTGGTTTGCTCCAGTTTGGCACTGTTCAGCTGGCTTTTTATGCTCTTATGATCCAGCTGAAGATTCTCATTGTCCTTCAACAGCTGACGATAGCTTGAATTCAATCTGAAAAGAGGGACATTTTATCAAATGACAGCAggatcatttatttttagatttagattttccTCCTGtgcacaaaaagagaaaatctctAGATTTGAGGATTGTCCTAGCCAAAGACAGGATACTTTCTAGTAAAGGAAAAATAGAATTGTCTTGATGTTGAGGAGTTCTTTAATTTCACAGATGCCATAAGATTTGGCATTAAAGCATGTGTAGGTGGCTCATACACAACAACTTAAGGGACTGTGGGGGTTTTTCATCATGCAAAAGAAAACAGTGCCTATGATTTGTtcacaaaaagcattttgacatAGTTTCCCCTGACCTTTCATTCTCCTCTTTAAGCATTTTGTACTGGTCAGCTGTGGCCTCGTGACTCTCTTTTTCAAGAGCCATTTTATCCTGTTGTCCTCTCAGGTttttctccagctcctccagaTCCCCCTTTCTCTGCAAAAGCTGTTTGTACCTGAACACAAACATgcatcaaaacatgtttttgactcAAATAGGATTAAATAAAAGGATTCCCCCTGAGGCAGGACTTACTTGTCTTCTAAGTCCCTGTGTTGTTGCTCCAGGCTCTTGTGCGAGGTCTTCAGGCCACCATGCTTCCCAATTAGAGCTTCATATTCAGCTGCCTGCCTTTCGTGGAGTGCTGCCAACTTCTCGTGATCTCGGAGCAGCAGCTCATAAGTAGCTCTCAGCTCCTCTTTGTCTTTAAGTGCTCCATCTCGCTCTCCCTCCACGCCGCTTTGCTGGCTCTGCAGCTGGGCATTCTGGGCCATGAGAGCTGCACCCTGCGAGCTTAGCGTGGAGTTCTCCACCTACAAAGAAGAACAGACAAGGCAGAAAAGATGAAGGCTttagaaaactaaaacaaatgtagttttcctttttaaatattagtagagaaaagaaaagtagttGCAGTTTAGGTCAGCAGGGGGCACTGTTGACCTAAACTGCACAGTTCATTTTTTCTCTCGGTGTGACATTTCCTCTATAAACATGGCAGGAAAATTATTCTTTTCATGTTCTTCTTAAAGTCACAGTAAATTCCCAGACTCAAATCCCTCTTCAGTCATAAATAGTGTGTTTGCTCACACCttgacacaaaaaacacacacacacagtccacATGATGATGCATTTTCTGTGTCTACAAAGGTTTATCCCTGCAGCACACACATAAATAGCTGCACACAGCTCATTTTTACAAAGACAGCAACATACACATTGAACATAGAGCTATATTAGCTGCTACTATGTGGTTACTGTAAACTGCTGAACTTAAGAAGAACTGGAAGACAAAGGCAAACTCCAATGAACAACAAAAGGCttgttattaatatttaaaagctgCTTCTGACCTAAGAATGCAATCATCATATGCTTTATAAATCTGTTTGTGCATACTGAAGTCTTTCAGAAAGTGGTCATACACTGCTACCTGGAGGTAATGAGATTTCTTTACCTGCAGCTTCGCATTCTGGGTCTGTAGAATTGTGTTGTTCTCTTGTAAAGAGGCAGTCTGTCTCTGCAGGGCGACTATCTGAGCTTGCAGGTTGGAGCTCTGAGTTTCCAGTTGTTTGAGCTGGCTCCTCAAAGCCACTTTCTCAGCCTGCAGAGTTGCATTctagagagaaaaaataaacgTTTGATAAAAAACAGTCACAAGTGAGATGGAGAAACCCACAGAAGGCATATCAAATAGGCAATATAAACTTACATTCCTCTCCACCTCAATGAGTCTGTCTTTCACTTTCAGCAGCTCTCTGGTGGCTTCATGGCTCTCTTTCGCCCATTTATTGTCAGTTTGTGGGTCTTTGCCTCCTTTAGGGGGGGAGCTGTGAAccatcctctcctcctcttccctctgACGCAACGCCTCATAGTTTTTCTTTACCTTGGATGAGACAAGAGCGAAATGAACTCCGAAGTTTGACGATTCCTCAGTAAATTATGATCAACGTAAGCATTATGTAAATCAAAAGAGCAGATAATAGCATAAAggtatttatagaaaaaaagtttaatcaaAGGAAGTATTTCTAAACAAAGGTTCATGCGTCTAACTGTACATTTTGTAATGTTTGGATTGCCATCCCATTCAGTTGTTCAGACTTCTGCTGATTCACGAATAGATGACTGAATAATGTATCAGACCGGGAAATTGTTActagaatttttgtttttactgcaggAAGGGAATGAAATCATCCACTAAAATCCACACAGTTACAGATTTGAGTCAAGATGCATTTGTTTTGATGCCTGTAGGAAACTgggtgttttgctgtttgactAACTGTTTTCAGTTCCTGCCGCAGTTGCTGGTTGAGGTTGGAGGACTCTTGCAGTCTGGCCTCCAGAGAGGCGATTTTCTCCTCTTTAATCTCCAAAGATGATTTCAGAGTTGACTCCAGTTTACTTTCCAACAACTTAAACCTAagataaaaggcaaaaaatacTTGGATAAAAAGATCACAACAAGAATATCCCAAAAATCATATAAAAGGTTGCTTTTCATGCCGTAGCCTTGCTCATTTATGAAATGTGATCAACTTCAGGAGGAGTTTATCACTCAAGCACCAAGGGCTATTTATTAAACATACTACACTTCTACAATAATCCGAAAAATcagttgtacaaaaaaaacaagatcacTCCTGTTTATCTTGCACCAAAGTCTGCACCAGTGTCTGAAAACAAGCCCAAAATAGACAATCTTTGACATCCTAAATTTTTAGATCACTTTTACTTATGTAGCTCTCAAATAGGAAACAGAtttatgataaaataaataaataaacataaataaacatagtAGCAATTGTAGTTTTGTAATAAGAGATACCTGTCATCTGAGCTCTCGTCATCAAGCAGCCTATCTTTGGTTAGCCCAATCTTCTCCAACTCGTGCGTCAGTTTCTCTAAATCATTATTAATCTGTTGAGTGCGAAGCTTCTCACTGACAAGCTCCTAAACACACAATCAGTTTTGAACACTTCAAATGTAATAATCCACAAagacaattttttaaagaaatagttAATCCAAAGTAAATTCAAACAATATTGTTAGTAAAGTTGTGATTGTTACTGTTCACATGAATGtgcattacttaaaaaaaaaaaaaaaacataaataaagagcATACTTCTCTGAGAGTCATCAGTGTCTTCTTATCAATATTGGTCAGTTTGACCAGCTCCTTGTTCTCTTTCTCCAGCTCTTTGACTCTTGTGCAGGAGTCCTTGAAGAAAATCATCTCCTTGCCCATGGTTCGATTCTCTTTTTCAAGAGAGGAGATTCTGTGGTTGCAGTCTTCCAACTTGGAATCCCGGATCTCAGCCTGCTGCCTCAGCCGCTTGTTCTCCTTCTCCAGAAGCTTTTTGTCTTTCTCCAGCTGGGAGCTTTCCTGTTCCAGATTCTTGTTCTGGGGAAGGACGGCATGTAATGAAGCACAGATGGGTAAAACAGCATCGGATGGGATTACTTATGGTCTAAATGGCTTGTACATGGATGTTTGGCTAAAGTGAGCAAGGTTTAAATCAAAagccaaaaaaccccaaaataaTCTGGGATAATCCATCTCTGCAGGGAAAAATTGGCTGTAAAATCATCAAAATGAAGTTAAACTGATTTGCCACTTCTGCTAACACTTCTTAAATATTATCttcttaactttttcttttgtttaagatttgtttttaaatgatcatCAAAGCAGTTTTTAGTCTGTCTCAACTTTAATTACTAAACTGCTCTCATTATCCTCACAATAAAAccattcagaagaaaaaaacaacacaagttgtCAAGCAAAACTACATGTTTCCGTAAGGCAGAagaataagacatttttttccttttctgaacGTAAACTTACCTCTTGTTCGAGCTGCTCAAGTCGTTTGCTGGAGATCTTGAGTTCCTCCAGGTTTCGCTGGAGCGTCTGATTCTCCGTTTCCACGTCTTGCAGTTCAGCCTCCAGCTGCTGGATCTTCTTGCTGCTGTTCTCTAGAGCTTTCTGCAGGCGCTGGTTCTCCGTATCTAGGCCCTGGTAGCTCACCTGGGAGGAGAACAGCCAGATTAGAAAATAAAGTTCTCCATGGTCTACTTGTGCTGGTCCCTAGTGGCCCCATATTCCAGAAGCAGTTTAGTGCTACCTCAGTGGAAATATTTCTAAATGGAAATTTTTCACAATGTTTAGTAGAGAAAATAAACCCTTATTTTGGTAAGCATAACCCAGGAAGACCACAGCATCTCTTTAGACGTATGAATTAGACACACTTTATTTTTAGGCCCCTTTTTGTTATTTACACAGCTGTATTTAAGCAGGTCTGAGGACTCCGTCAGCAAAAGCACCTCTTGTCTGGCTTGGCTTACCTCTAACCTCTCAGTCTTCTTAGAAGAGGCTTTGAGCAGCTCCAAGTTGCGCTTCAGCTGGCTCTTCTCGCTTTCCAGCTCCCTGTTCTCGGCTTCAAGCTGAGCAGCTTTGGCCCCCGCTGACCGCAGGCTCTCAGCTGAGCGCCGGAGCTCCAGGTTTTCCTGTTCCAACTGAGAGTTTTCCTTTTCCAGAGCCTCTAGCTGGAAAGCTACGTTCTTCAGAGCATCCAGTTTCTTTTTGAGACGGCGGCCCTCAGCTTCTAGTTCAGTGTTCTCCTTCTCCAAAGATGATACCTACAAGTACCGGTAATCATCTTCAAGCCAAATAATTTAGACTGCTGAATGATTAtattataaacttttttttaattactgtcACACATCTaatgacaaaaacaggaaaaagaaatattaaaaaccaGACCTTTTCACAGGTGATTCCAAGGCTGGCAACTTTTTTTAGAAGGCTCTCGTTGTCCCTCTCCAGTTTCTGGATCTGAatctccagctcctctgctctTTCACCTTTGTCTTTCATCATTTCAAGATCCTTACctgcataaaaaaatgtcttagtctcacaaaacaaaaaaactgtttttgaattaTTGCTGAAAGTATTCCTCAGACAGACTAGATATCACTCACGTAGCTGCTTCCTTTCAAACTCTATTTTATTCAGTTTGGCTGTCGTCTCGCAGATTGACTCATGAAGAACTCGATTTTCTTTCTCAACATCCTTGACCCGGGCCTCCGCTCCGACCTGGGAGCGCTGACGCAGGGATGACATAGTCTGGCTCAGGTGCTTGTTTTCCTGCTCCAAACCCTTCAGCTGGAGAGCAGACAGCAGAGGTTTAAATCATCACCTGAAGCTGTGTTTAAACAAGCAGCTGCGTGTTGAAGGAAACTGATTCACGTGACTACTTGTACTTCATAACACGCACAATGAAAGAGAGcagaagggattttttttagatcagcTTCATAACAATAAACCAGGAGGTTATCTCAGATCTCCATGCGGTGACAACCAGCCTGATGGCAACTCCTGAAGTAATCCGAGAGGGCAgatctgttttctttctctctcaaGCTCATCAAAGCCGGATTTAACAAATCAGATGGTTAGACTAATCAAAGGTGTCAGATTTGGGTCTAACAGCTACAAAGTCTCCACAGACACAAAGTGAGCGGCTGCCTCTGGGCCACAGACTGCTTCACagtcaataaaacattaatgacAGCAAACACTAGATAATACGCTGAGCCAAAAGCAAATCAATAACAAGACTTTTCTCAGTTAAACTCAAACTTCAATAAATTACACTGAGCTTTGAGTACAAATGTTTGTATATAATCAgttatgaaaaaatgaattttggatCATCGTGGAGGGTGTCCTATATTTggcaaatactttttaaaaagtactgATATAATGAGCATAACTTTGATAATCTATGAATTACAATTTCTGAATAAATAGGTGTGTTTGTACCTGTCTCTCAGAGTTTTCTCTTAGAGTTTCTAGAGTCTTCTCTAGTAAAGCTTTCTCCTTCATCAGGTCCATGCTGAGCGTCTCTGCGCTCCGGAGAGACTCTCTATCTGCCATCAGCTCACTCTCCAGTCGCTCcagctgtaaacaaaaaaaatagataattttaaaataaagtgaaaaataaatgaataaataaaataaataaattaaaataaaatgatcaaaattatAACAGAATTATAACTGTGGAacagttgtttattttattattaaagttgGGAATTGTTTCCTCCAGTTGCAGAAGGCTCAAAGAACCTTAGATGAACTTGCAGAGTCA encodes:
- the ccdc88a gene encoding girdin isoform X1, with amino-acid sequence MENEVFAPMLEQFMLTPLVCWVRTVGQLKASESNKLSEYIELVDGIYLNEIMLEINPKAAVQRTNKKVNNDPTLRIQNLSILIRQIKSYYQESLQQLVMMPLPNVLVLGRNPLSEQGLDEMGKLLLLLLGCAVQCEKKEEYIERIQTLDFETKAAIASHIQEVTHNQENVMDLQWLENGNVPPEDLDNLSRNLAFHLKRLVDERDTQLETIVELTQERDCVQLSPLASCTSQSPGDSPSIRRTESRQHLSVELADAKAKIRRLRQELEEKSEQLLDTRQELENVEVELKRLQQDNYQLLSDARSARAYRDELDALREKAIRVDKLESDLCRYKERLHDIEFFKARVEELKEDNQILLETKTMLEEQLDGCRTRSDKLHLLEKENLQLKSKIHDMEMERDLDRKRMEELLEENLVLEMAQKQSMDESLHLGWELEQLSKTPELTEVPQKSLGEEVKDLTSSRLLKLEKDNQALLKTVEELRGAGSAETISKLAKVNQENQKLNQKLERLESELMADRESLRSAETLSMDLMKEKALLEKTLETLRENSERQLKGLEQENKHLSQTMSSLRQRSQVGAEARVKDVEKENRVLHESICETTAKLNKIEFERKQLRKDLEMMKDKGERAEELEIQIQKLERDNESLLKKVASLGITCEKVSSLEKENTELEAEGRRLKKKLDALKNVAFQLEALEKENSQLEQENLELRRSAESLRSAGAKAAQLEAENRELESEKSQLKRNLELLKASSKKTERLEVSYQGLDTENQRLQKALENSSKKIQQLEAELQDVETENQTLQRNLEELKISSKRLEQLEQENKNLEQESSQLEKDKKLLEKENKRLRQQAEIRDSKLEDCNHRISSLEKENRTMGKEMIFFKDSCTRVKELEKENKELVKLTNIDKKTLMTLREELVSEKLRTQQINNDLEKLTHELEKIGLTKDRLLDDESSDDRFKLLESKLESTLKSSLEIKEEKIASLEARLQESSNLNQQLRQELKTVKKNYEALRQREEEERMVHSSPPKGGKDPQTDNKWAKESHEATRELLKVKDRLIEVERNNATLQAEKVALRSQLKQLETQSSNLQAQIVALQRQTASLQENNTILQTQNAKLQVENSTLSSQGAALMAQNAQLQSQQSGVEGERDGALKDKEELRATYELLLRDHEKLAALHERQAAEYEALIGKHGGLKTSHKSLEQQHRDLEDKYKQLLQRKGDLEELEKNLRGQQDKMALEKESHEATADQYKMLKEENERLNSSYRQLLKDNENLQLDHKSIKSQLNSAKLEQTKLEAEFSKLKEQYQQLDITSTKLTNQCELLSQLKGNLEEENRHLLDQIQTLMLQNRTLLEQTMESKDLFHVEQRQYIDKLNELRRQKEKLEEKIMDQYKFYDPSPPRRRGNWITLKMKKLIKPKSRERMRSLTLTPSHSECGDGFLTLPIDSQDSSSIGSGSNSLDDTLKQKSSIRRRGQQSHAQGQGSSNAIKRLPFMRNRSKDKDKVKAIYRRSMSMNDLLQTMAVAGAPGSQWPGSTDNLDGPEATEAGVVSSSRRGGKHMKELAFSTNAIDCAALTLPTAGRSRAKNRLQVKGNISCEDVAGSSDDPKSQGLQGYSSAHALCPSPAEPSVLCRVPCSICTSRPSSLHSNRTTSSNSHNHLYLTSPLEGKGTLNGSLSRPHSESSGEFSLSLDQEVWSSSGSSPVQQPTSSRSTHQSPLLARRSLELPSAGGSLGQMQIKKTASPSEVLSLQQFLDEGIDPAESGSQENLTVDSPRLSTSSERVPKERTSTKGRGIMRSSSGKAAPVSTDRPAKSFGQPGRPSLRKAESTRVKGSAPVRSSLSSQSKATSVSERLDSTSSTLPRASSVISTAEGTTRRTSIHDLLSKDHRQPVSVDASSCSASPKGGVKSQPTPSEYHPNSTRLKPPLTTVAPMPKSVSLPCHSLEDSDFSTLESFFGPSFTVESVFMDSIFSESAGSTLPFLSLNPTLVSNISGPPVTNKSAPPVSNQNQAAPSQSNGPMRSSSANKKDEGSDPSGVNDLDPSPEDNQSLWFEYGCV